One Faecalicatena sp. Marseille-Q4148 DNA window includes the following coding sequences:
- the rplL gene encoding 50S ribosomal protein L7/L12, with amino-acid sequence MAKLTTAEFIEAIKELSVLELNELVKACEEEFGVSAAAGVVVAAAGGEAAAAEEKDEFTVELTAAGASKVKVIKVVREITGLGLKEAKEVVDGAPKAIKEGVSKAEAEEIKAKLEAEGAEVTLK; translated from the coding sequence ATGGCAAAATTAACAACAGCTGAATTTATTGAAGCTATCAAAGAATTATCTGTATTAGAATTAAACGAATTAGTAAAAGCATGTGAAGAAGAATTTGGTGTATCTGCAGCAGCAGGTGTAGTAGTTGCAGCAGCAGGCGGAGAAGCTGCAGCAGCAGAAGAAAAAGATGAGTTCACAGTTGAATTAACAGCAGCTGGTGCTTCTAAAGTTAAAGTAATCAAAGTTGTTCGTGAAATCACAGGACTTGGATTAAAAGAAGCTAAAGAAGTAGTTGACGGAGCTCCAAAAGCAATCAAAGAAGGCGTTTCTAAAGCAGAAGCTGAAGAAATCAAAGCTAAATTAGAAGCAGAAGGTGCAGAAGTTACATTAAAATAA
- a CDS encoding DNA-directed RNA polymerase subunit beta, translated as MEKNRIRPINSGKSMRMSYSRQKEVLQMPNLIEVQKDSYKWFLDYGLKEVFEDISPIADYSGHLSLEFVDFTFCEEDAKYTIEECKERDATYAAPLKVKVRLYNKETDEINEHEIFMGDLPIMTKTGTFVINGAERVIVSQLVRSPGIYYAISHDKIGKKLYSSTVIPNRGAWLEYETDSNDVFYVRVDRTRKVPVTVLIRALGIGTNAEILELFGEEPKILASFGKDTAENYQEGLLELYKKIRPGEPLAVDSAESLITSMFFDARRYDLAKVGRYKFNKKLLLRNRITGHVLADDVVSPLTGEVIAEKGEEVTKEKADAIQNAAVPFVWIEGEERNIKVLSNMAVELDKIVDIDPAEVGVAELVYYPVLAQLLEETAGDIDELKEAIHKNMHELVPKHITKEDILASINYNMHLEYGLGNDDDIDHLGNRRIRAVGELLQNQYRIGLSRLERVVRERMTTQDLEGISPQSLINIKPVTAAVKEFFGSSQLSQFMDQNNPLGELTHKRRLSALGPGGLSRDRAGFEVRDVHYSHYGRMCPIETPEGPNIGLINSLATYARINEYGFVEAPYRKIDKTDPKNPRVTEEVVYMTADEEDNYHVAQANEPLDEEGHFIRKNVSGRYREETQEYERTMFDYMDVSPKMVFSVATALIPFLENDDANRALMGSNMQRQAVPLLTTEAPVVGTGMEAKAAVDSGVCVVAEEAGVVERSCSNAITIRHDDGTKKVYKLTKFMRSNQSNCYNQRPIVFKGERVEAGQVIADGPSTSNGELALGKNPLIGFMTWEGYNYEDAVLLSERLVQDDVYTSVHIEEYEAEARDTKLGPEEITRDIPGVGDDALKDLDDRGIIRIGAEVRAGDILVGKVTPKGETELTAEERLLRAIFGEKAREVRDTSLKVPHGEYGIVVDAKVFTRENGDELSPGVNQAVRIYIAQKRKISVGDKMAGRHGNKGVVSRVLPVEDMPFLPNGRPLDIVLNPLGVPSRMNIGQVLEIHLSLASKALGFNIATPVFDGANEIDIMDTLDLANDYVNLEWDEFKNKHGEELLPEVLDYLYENREHRKLWKGVPLSRDGKVRLRDGRTGEYFDSPVTIGHMHYLKLHHLVDDKIHARSTGPYSLVTQQPLGGKAQFGGQRFGEMEVWALEAYGASYTLQEILTVKSDDVVGRVKTYEAIIKGDNIPEPGIPESFKVLLKELQSLGLDVRVLREDNTEVEIMEASDYGETDLRSIIEGDKGFRKEEQYGEHGFSQQEFDGEELVDVEEDFPEDFDEADDFDDILDEE; from the coding sequence ATGGAGAAAAACAGAATTCGTCCCATCAATAGTGGAAAAAGCATGCGAATGAGCTATTCCCGACAAAAAGAAGTATTACAGATGCCGAATTTAATTGAAGTCCAGAAAGATTCTTATAAATGGTTTCTGGATTATGGATTGAAAGAAGTATTTGAAGATATTTCACCAATTGCCGACTACAGCGGTCATTTAAGTTTGGAATTTGTAGATTTTACATTCTGTGAAGAAGATGCAAAGTACACGATCGAAGAATGTAAAGAGCGCGACGCTACTTACGCAGCACCTCTGAAGGTGAAAGTAAGACTCTATAATAAGGAAACAGACGAAATTAATGAACATGAGATTTTTATGGGAGACCTGCCGATCATGACAAAGACAGGTACATTCGTAATCAATGGAGCTGAGCGTGTTATCGTCAGCCAGCTGGTTCGTTCTCCTGGTATTTACTATGCGATTTCTCATGATAAGATTGGTAAAAAATTATATTCTTCCACAGTTATTCCGAACCGTGGTGCATGGCTTGAATATGAGACAGACTCTAATGACGTTTTCTATGTACGTGTTGACAGAACAAGAAAGGTGCCGGTTACAGTTCTGATCCGTGCACTTGGAATCGGCACTAATGCTGAGATTCTGGAATTATTCGGCGAAGAACCGAAGATTCTGGCAAGCTTTGGAAAGGATACTGCTGAGAATTACCAGGAAGGTCTTCTGGAATTATATAAGAAGATCCGTCCGGGCGAGCCGCTTGCAGTAGACAGTGCAGAAAGTCTGATCACAAGTATGTTCTTTGACGCAAGACGTTATGATCTTGCGAAAGTAGGACGTTATAAATTCAATAAAAAACTGCTTCTTAGAAACCGTATTACCGGACATGTTCTTGCAGATGATGTAGTGAGCCCTCTGACAGGAGAAGTAATTGCTGAAAAGGGTGAAGAAGTCACAAAGGAAAAGGCAGATGCGATTCAGAACGCAGCTGTTCCGTTTGTCTGGATTGAAGGCGAAGAGCGCAATATCAAAGTGCTGTCTAATATGGCGGTAGAGCTTGATAAGATTGTAGATATCGATCCGGCAGAAGTGGGAGTGGCAGAGCTTGTTTACTATCCGGTACTTGCACAGCTTCTTGAAGAGACAGCAGGCGATATCGACGAGTTAAAAGAAGCAATTCATAAGAATATGCATGAACTTGTTCCGAAGCACATTACAAAGGAAGATATTCTTGCTTCTATTAACTACAATATGCATCTGGAATATGGTTTGGGCAATGACGATGATATCGACCACTTAGGAAACAGACGTATCCGTGCGGTTGGAGAACTTCTTCAGAACCAGTACAGAATCGGTCTTTCAAGACTGGAAAGAGTTGTTCGTGAGCGAATGACAACACAGGATCTGGAAGGAATTTCTCCACAGTCTCTGATCAACATTAAACCGGTTACAGCAGCCGTGAAAGAATTCTTCGGTTCTTCTCAGCTGTCACAGTTCATGGATCAGAACAACCCGCTTGGTGAGCTGACACATAAGAGACGTCTTTCCGCACTTGGACCGGGAGGTCTTTCAAGAGATCGTGCCGGATTCGAGGTTCGAGACGTTCACTATTCTCACTATGGAAGAATGTGTCCGATTGAGACACCTGAAGGTCCGAACATCGGTCTTATCAACTCCCTTGCTACTTATGCGAGAATTAACGAGTATGGTTTTGTTGAAGCGCCATACAGAAAGATTGATAAAACAGATCCGAAGAATCCGCGTGTCACAGAAGAAGTTGTTTATATGACAGCAGATGAAGAGGATAATTACCATGTAGCACAGGCGAATGAGCCGCTGGACGAAGAAGGACATTTTATCCGTAAGAATGTTTCCGGTCGTTACAGAGAAGAGACACAGGAGTATGAACGTACAATGTTCGATTACATGGACGTGTCTCCGAAGATGGTATTCTCTGTTGCTACAGCCCTGATTCCATTCCTTGAAAATGATGATGCGAACCGTGCGCTCATGGGATCAAACATGCAGCGTCAGGCAGTGCCGCTTCTGACAACAGAAGCTCCGGTAGTCGGAACAGGTATGGAAGCAAAGGCAGCAGTTGACTCAGGCGTATGTGTTGTTGCGGAAGAGGCCGGAGTTGTAGAGCGTTCTTGCTCGAATGCGATCACGATTCGTCACGATGACGGAACAAAGAAAGTATACAAGCTGACAAAATTCATGCGAAGCAACCAGAGCAACTGCTACAATCAGAGACCGATCGTATTCAAAGGCGAACGGGTAGAGGCAGGACAGGTAATTGCCGACGGTCCTTCTACATCGAATGGAGAGCTTGCGCTTGGTAAGAACCCATTGATCGGTTTCATGACATGGGAAGGTTATAACTACGAGGATGCGGTTCTCTTGAGTGAGAGACTTGTTCAGGATGATGTTTATACATCTGTTCATATCGAAGAATATGAAGCAGAAGCCCGTGATACAAAGCTCGGACCGGAAGAAATCACAAGAGATATTCCGGGTGTGGGCGATGATGCGCTGAAAGATCTGGATGACAGAGGTATCATCCGTATCGGTGCAGAGGTGCGCGCAGGAGACATTCTTGTTGGTAAAGTAACTCCGAAGGGAGAGACAGAGCTGACAGCAGAAGAGAGACTGCTTCGTGCAATCTTCGGCGAGAAAGCCCGCGAAGTAAGAGATACTTCTCTGAAAGTACCGCATGGAGAATACGGAATTGTTGTGGATGCGAAAGTATTTACAAGAGAGAATGGAGATGAACTGTCTCCGGGAGTAAATCAGGCAGTCCGCATTTACATTGCACAGAAGAGAAAGATCTCTGTTGGAGATAAAATGGCCGGCCGTCACGGTAACAAGGGTGTTGTTTCCCGTGTACTTCCGGTAGAAGATATGCCGTTCCTTCCGAACGGACGTCCGCTGGACATCGTGTTGAACCCACTTGGTGTGCCTTCACGTATGAACATCGGACAGGTGCTTGAGATCCACTTAAGTCTTGCATCAAAAGCACTTGGATTTAATATTGCAACACCGGTATTCGATGGTGCAAACGAAATTGATATTATGGATACACTTGATCTGGCAAATGACTATGTAAACCTTGAATGGGATGAATTCAAGAACAAACATGGCGAAGAATTATTGCCGGAGGTACTTGATTATCTGTATGAGAACAGAGAACACAGAAAACTGTGGAAAGGCGTACCGCTGTCACGCGATGGTAAAGTTCGTTTAAGAGACGGACGTACCGGAGAATATTTTGACAGTCCGGTAACAATTGGACACATGCATTACCTGAAGCTTCATCACCTGGTAGATGATAAGATCCATGCACGTTCTACAGGTCCTTACTCATTAGTTACACAGCAGCCGCTCGGTGGTAAAGCACAGTTCGGTGGACAGCGTTTCGGTGAGATGGAGGTTTGGGCACTTGAGGCTTATGGTGCATCTTACACATTACAGGAAATCCTGACTGTAAAATCTGACGATGTTGTCGGACGTGTGAAGACTTATGAGGCGATCATCAAAGGTGATAATATCCCTGAGCCGGGTATTCCGGAATCCTTCAAGGTATTGCTGAAAGAGCTTCAGTCTCTCGGACTGGATGTTCGTGTTCTCAGAGAGGACAATACAGAGGTCGAGATCATGGAGGCGTCAGATTACGGCGAGACAGATCTGCGTTCAATCATTGAGGGAGATAAAGGCTTCCGCAAAGAAGAGCAGTACGGAGAACACGGATTCAGTCAGCAGGAATTCGATGGAGAAGAGCTTGTTGATGTAGAAGAAGATTTCCCGGAAGATTTTGACGAAGCTGACGATTTTGATGATATTCTCGACGAAGAATAG
- a CDS encoding 50S ribosomal protein L10, producing the protein MAKVELKQPVVAAIAEDIKDAASVVLVDYRGLTVTEDTALRKQLREAGVIYKVCKNTMMRRAFEGTEFAGLDEFLNGPSAIAISKDDATAPARILCKFAKDAKALELKAGVVEGEVYDVNGLTELSKIPSRDELISKLLGSLQSPVTNLARVLNQIAEKGGAENCEAAPAEAPAAE; encoded by the coding sequence ATGGCAAAAGTTGAGTTAAAACAGCCAGTAGTAGCAGCAATTGCAGAAGACATCAAAGATGCTGCATCTGTTGTGTTAGTTGACTACCGTGGACTTACTGTAACAGAAGATACAGCTCTTCGTAAACAGTTAAGAGAAGCTGGTGTGATCTACAAAGTTTGCAAAAACACAATGATGAGAAGAGCTTTTGAAGGAACAGAGTTCGCTGGATTAGACGAGTTCTTAAACGGACCGAGCGCTATTGCAATTTCTAAAGATGATGCAACAGCTCCGGCAAGAATCCTTTGCAAGTTCGCAAAAGATGCGAAAGCATTAGAGTTAAAAGCAGGTGTGGTTGAAGGAGAAGTTTACGATGTAAACGGTTTAACAGAGTTATCCAAGATTCCTTCAAGAGACGAGCTTATTTCCAAATTACTTGGAAGCTTACAGTCACCAGTTACAAATCTTGCTCGTGTTCTTAATCAGATCGCTGAAAAAGGCGGAGCAGAGAATTGTGAAGCAGCACCGGCAGAAGCTCCTGCAGCTGAATAA
- a CDS encoding helix-turn-helix transcriptional regulator: MKKTMKGCVVDKCIRLTSVFTIFEAIYQEDYYFGGETHDFWEFVCVLDGVLGVTAGEDVFLLERGQAVLHKPMEFHRLWAERKTRPHIAVISFAADVMPDMKERRFALKEEELDTLSRLMQARDDVFEVEQGLMIHKIKAGAEIEAHRYVAQFEMLLLKALQENTSTVLPYVSSGAENYRKIVQVLEEHLEERLTLGKVAELCQMSEAAVKKTFSRYAGIGLMTYFNQIKIRRAIRLLEEGKSVSQTAQMLGFADQNYFSTVFKRVTGSAPTKYLK, encoded by the coding sequence ATGAAGAAGACAATGAAAGGGTGCGTTGTGGATAAATGCATCCGACTTACATCCGTTTTCACAATTTTTGAGGCAATCTACCAGGAAGATTATTATTTTGGCGGGGAAACTCATGATTTTTGGGAGTTTGTCTGTGTGCTGGATGGTGTACTCGGTGTGACGGCAGGAGAAGATGTATTTCTGTTAGAACGAGGACAGGCGGTACTTCACAAGCCGATGGAATTTCACCGGTTATGGGCAGAGCGGAAAACACGCCCCCATATTGCTGTGATTTCCTTTGCAGCAGATGTGATGCCGGATATGAAAGAAAGACGTTTTGCGCTGAAGGAAGAAGAATTGGATACTCTGAGCAGATTAATGCAGGCGCGGGATGATGTTTTTGAAGTGGAACAGGGGTTGATGATTCATAAGATCAAAGCGGGAGCAGAGATAGAAGCGCATCGTTATGTGGCACAGTTTGAAATGCTTCTTCTGAAAGCGCTGCAGGAGAATACATCGACAGTGCTGCCTTATGTTTCCTCGGGAGCAGAAAATTACCGAAAGATTGTCCAGGTATTAGAAGAACATTTGGAAGAGCGGCTGACGCTGGGGAAAGTGGCGGAACTTTGTCAGATGAGTGAGGCTGCGGTAAAGAAGACATTTTCCAGATATGCAGGAATCGGTTTGATGACATACTTTAATCAAATTAAAATCCGGAGAGCGATCCGCTTGCTGGAAGAAGGGAAGAGTGTGAGCCAGACAGCTCAGATGCTTGGATTTGCAGATCAGAATTATTTCAGTACGGTGTTTAAGCGGGTAACCGGGAGTGCTCCGACGAAATATCTGAAATAG
- the rpoC gene encoding DNA-directed RNA polymerase subunit beta' has product MTATNNETYQPMTFDAIKIGLASPEKILEWSRGEVTKPETINYRTLKPERDGLFCERIFGPNKDWECHCGKYKKIRYKGVVCDRCGVEVTKASVRRERMGHIALAAPVSHIWYFKGIPSRMGLILDLSPRTLEKVLYFASYIVLDKGETSLQYKQVLSEQEYQEARETWGSAFRVGMGAEAIQELLQAIDLEKEYEELQAGLKGATGQKRARIVKRLEVVEAFRESGNKPEWMIMNVIPVIPPDLRPMVQLDGGRFATSDLNDLYRRIINRNNRLRRLLELGAPDIIVRNEKRMLQEAVDALIDNGRRGRPVTGPGNRALKSLSDMLKGKSGRFRQNLLGKRVDYSGRSVIVVGPELKIYQCGLPKEMAIELFKPFVMKELVANGTAHNIKNAKKMVERLQPEVWDVLEDVIKEHPVMLNRAPTLHRLGIQAFEPILVEGKAIKLHPLVCTAFNADFDGDQMAVHLPLSVEAQAECRFLLLSPNNLLKPSDGGPVAVPSQDMVLGIYYLTQERPGAEGEGKFFKSVNEAILAYENGIIKLHSRIKVRMTKTLPDGETKTGTIESTLGRLLFNEIIPQDLGFVDRTIEGNELLPEIDFLVGKKQLKKILEKVINTHGATATAEVLDNVKAIGYKYSTRAAMTVSISDMTVPPQKPQMIQEAQDTVDRITKNFKRGLITEEERYKEVVETWKATDEALTEALLSGLDKYNNIYMMADSGARGSDKQIKQLAGMRGLMADTTGRTIELPIKSNFREGLDVLEYFMSAHGARKGLSDTALRTADSGYLTRRLVDVSQELIVREVDCAGEGEEIPGMYVHAFMDGNEEIESLQERITGRYSCETIKDKDGNVIVKANHMITPKRAEAVMKYGVDENGEHLTKVKIRTILSCKSRVGICAKCYGANMATGEPVQVGEAVGIIAAQSIGEPGTQLTMRTFHTGGVAGDDITQGLPRVEELFEARKPKGLAIITEFGGVATINDTKKKREIIVENKETGETKAYLIPYGSRIKIQDGAVLEAGDELTEGSVNPHDILRIKGLRAAQDYMIQEVQRVYRLQGVEINDKHIEVIVRQMLKKIRIEENGDSEFLPGTMVDILDFEAVNKELVADGKEPATGEQVMLGITKASLATNSFLSAASFQETTKVLTEAAIKGKVDPLIGLKENVLIGKLIPAGTGMRKYRDVKLDTGMEEEAEAFEEGEEAAAAVEETVEFGDGFSDEFVPVETVEETAVEAEAIASENEEL; this is encoded by the coding sequence ATGACAGCAACAAATAATGAAACATATCAGCCAATGACATTTGATGCGATCAAAATCGGACTGGCATCACCTGAGAAGATTCTGGAATGGTCAAGAGGCGAGGTTACAAAACCTGAGACGATCAACTACAGAACACTGAAGCCAGAGCGTGACGGTCTGTTCTGCGAAAGAATTTTCGGGCCGAACAAAGACTGGGAATGTCACTGTGGTAAATATAAAAAAATCCGCTACAAAGGCGTTGTCTGCGACCGTTGTGGCGTTGAAGTAACAAAAGCAAGTGTACGTCGTGAGCGCATGGGCCATATCGCCCTTGCTGCTCCGGTGTCACACATCTGGTATTTCAAGGGAATTCCAAGCCGTATGGGACTGATTCTTGATCTGTCTCCAAGAACACTTGAAAAAGTGCTCTACTTTGCTTCTTATATTGTACTTGATAAGGGAGAAACAAGCCTTCAGTACAAACAGGTATTATCTGAACAGGAGTACCAGGAAGCAAGAGAGACATGGGGAAGCGCTTTCCGTGTCGGAATGGGTGCAGAGGCCATTCAGGAACTCTTACAGGCAATTGACCTTGAAAAAGAATATGAAGAATTACAGGCAGGACTGAAAGGCGCTACCGGACAGAAACGTGCAAGAATCGTAAAACGTCTGGAAGTAGTTGAGGCGTTCCGCGAATCAGGCAATAAGCCGGAGTGGATGATCATGAATGTGATTCCGGTTATCCCGCCGGATCTTCGTCCAATGGTTCAGTTAGACGGAGGACGTTTCGCAACATCTGACCTGAATGATTTATATAGAAGAATCATCAACCGTAACAACCGTCTGAGAAGACTTCTTGAACTCGGCGCTCCGGATATTATTGTCCGCAACGAGAAGAGAATGCTTCAGGAGGCTGTTGATGCGCTGATTGATAATGGCCGCCGCGGCCGTCCGGTAACAGGACCTGGAAACAGAGCTTTGAAATCACTTTCTGATATGCTGAAAGGTAAATCAGGACGTTTCCGTCAGAACCTTCTCGGTAAACGTGTTGACTATTCAGGACGTTCTGTTATCGTTGTAGGACCGGAACTGAAGATTTATCAGTGTGGTCTTCCGAAAGAAATGGCAATTGAGCTGTTTAAGCCGTTTGTTATGAAAGAACTTGTGGCAAATGGTACAGCACATAATATTAAGAATGCAAAGAAAATGGTAGAGCGTCTGCAGCCGGAAGTTTGGGATGTCTTAGAAGACGTTATTAAAGAGCATCCGGTTATGCTAAACCGTGCTCCTACACTGCACAGACTTGGTATTCAGGCATTTGAGCCGATCCTTGTAGAAGGTAAGGCAATCAAACTACATCCGCTTGTTTGTACAGCGTTCAACGCCGACTTCGACGGTGACCAGATGGCTGTTCATCTTCCGTTATCTGTAGAAGCACAGGCAGAGTGCCGTTTCCTTCTGCTCTCTCCGAACAACCTTTTGAAACCTTCTGATGGTGGTCCGGTAGCCGTTCCTTCACAGGATATGGTACTTGGTATTTACTATCTGACACAGGAAAGACCTGGTGCAGAAGGTGAAGGCAAGTTCTTTAAGAGCGTGAATGAAGCAATTCTTGCTTATGAAAACGGTATCATCAAATTGCATTCCAGAATTAAAGTTCGTATGACAAAGACACTTCCGGACGGAGAGACAAAGACAGGAACCATTGAGTCTACACTTGGACGTCTTCTGTTCAATGAGATCATTCCGCAGGATCTTGGATTTGTCGACAGAACAATCGAAGGAAACGAGCTTCTTCCGGAAATTGATTTCCTTGTTGGTAAGAAACAGTTGAAGAAGATTCTTGAGAAAGTTATCAATACGCATGGTGCAACAGCAACTGCAGAAGTATTGGATAATGTAAAGGCGATCGGATACAAATATTCTACGAGAGCTGCTATGACGGTATCTATTTCCGATATGACAGTGCCGCCGCAGAAACCGCAGATGATCCAGGAAGCACAGGATACCGTAGACCGTATCACAAAGAACTTCAAACGTGGTCTTATTACAGAAGAAGAACGTTATAAAGAAGTTGTTGAGACATGGAAGGCAACTGACGAGGCGCTGACAGAAGCCCTGCTCTCCGGTCTTGATAAATACAATAATATTTACATGATGGCTGACTCCGGAGCCCGTGGTTCTGACAAACAGATCAAACAGCTTGCAGGTATGCGTGGTTTGATGGCTGATACAACAGGACGTACGATCGAGCTCCCTATCAAGTCTAACTTCCGTGAAGGACTTGACGTATTGGAGTACTTCATGTCTGCCCACGGTGCTCGTAAAGGTCTTTCCGATACAGCGCTTCGTACAGCCGACTCTGGTTACCTGACAAGACGTCTTGTTGACGTATCTCAGGAATTGATCGTGCGTGAAGTGGACTGTGCAGGAGAAGGCGAAGAGATTCCGGGAATGTATGTACATGCATTTATGGACGGAAATGAAGAGATCGAAAGCCTTCAGGAACGTATTACAGGACGTTATTCCTGTGAGACAATTAAAGATAAAGATGGCAATGTCATCGTAAAAGCAAACCATATGATCACACCAAAACGTGCAGAAGCCGTTATGAAATATGGTGTAGATGAGAATGGCGAACACCTGACAAAAGTAAAGATCCGTACAATCTTAAGCTGTAAGAGCCGTGTCGGAATCTGTGCAAAATGTTATGGTGCCAACATGGCAACAGGTGAGCCGGTACAGGTAGGTGAGGCTGTCGGAATTATCGCGGCACAGTCTATCGGTGAGCCGGGTACACAGCTGACCATGCGTACATTCCATACAGGTGGTGTAGCCGGTGATGATATCACACAGGGTCTTCCTCGTGTCGAAGAGCTTTTCGAGGCAAGAAAACCGAAAGGTCTTGCAATCATCACAGAATTTGGCGGTGTAGCTACAATTAATGATACAAAGAAGAAACGTGAGATCATCGTTGAAAATAAAGAAACAGGCGAGACAAAGGCATACCTGATCCCATACGGTTCCCGTATTAAGATTCAGGACGGCGCTGTTCTGGAAGCCGGTGATGAGCTGACAGAAGGTAGTGTAAACCCACACGATATCTTAAGAATTAAAGGCTTAAGAGCGGCTCAGGATTACATGATCCAGGAAGTTCAGAGAGTATACCGTCTCCAGGGTGTAGAAATCAATGATAAGCATATCGAAGTCATTGTACGCCAGATGCTGAAGAAGATCCGTATCGAAGAAAACGGAGATTCTGAATTCCTTCCGGGAACAATGGTTGATATTCTTGATTTTGAAGCAGTGAACAAAGAGCTGGTTGCAGACGGAAAAGAACCGGCAACAGGCGAGCAGGTAATGCTTGGTATCACAAAAGCTTCTTTGGCAACAAATTCATTCTTATCAGCTGCTTCTTTCCAGGAGACAACAAAAGTTCTGACAGAAGCTGCTATCAAAGGAAAAGTCGATCCGCTGATCGGTCTGAAAGAAAACGTTCTGATCGGTAAGCTGATCCCAGCCGGAACAGGTATGAGAAAATACCGTGACGTTAAGCTTGATACAGGCATGGAAGAAGAAGCAGAAGCCTTCGAAGAAGGCGAGGAAGCTGCAGCAGCTGTAGAAGAAACAGTGGAATTTGGAGATGGATTTTCTGATGAGTTTGTACCGGTGGAAACAGTAGAAGAAACTGCTGTGGAAGCGGAAGCGATTGCTTCAGAAAATGAGGAATTATAA
- a CDS encoding methylated-DNA--[protein]-cysteine S-methyltransferase, giving the protein MTETYTFQSPIGYLTIATEKDSVSKVHLEQRNGVISVNQKISHLQHSDLLYEIYCQLREYFEGRRREFQLPIREGGTDFQKQVWAALREIPYGETRSYQEIAMAIGNPKAVRAVGQANNRNPLLIVTPCHRVIHKNGDISGFACGVEVKKYLLELERRYQ; this is encoded by the coding sequence ATGACGGAAACGTATACATTTCAAAGTCCGATAGGATATTTGACAATAGCGACAGAAAAAGACAGCGTAAGCAAAGTACATCTGGAGCAGAGAAACGGCGTGATAAGTGTCAATCAGAAGATCTCACACTTACAGCATTCGGATCTTTTGTATGAGATATACTGTCAGCTGCGAGAATATTTTGAAGGGCGTCGCCGGGAGTTTCAGCTTCCTATCCGGGAAGGAGGAACCGATTTTCAAAAGCAGGTTTGGGCTGCGCTTAGGGAAATTCCTTACGGAGAGACAAGAAGTTATCAGGAGATAGCAATGGCAATCGGAAATCCGAAGGCGGTGCGGGCAGTTGGACAGGCAAACAATCGGAATCCACTTCTGATAGTAACTCCATGTCATAGAGTGATCCATAAGAATGGAGATATTTCAGGTTTTGCCTGCGGAGTTGAGGTAAAGAAATATCTTTTGGAGCTGGAAAGAAGATATCAATGA